The following is a genomic window from Paraburkholderia largidicola.
CGTCCCATCTTCCCTCGTGCAGCTCGATCGCCGCCTTCTCAATCGCCGAGGCAATCTCTTGCGCGAGCACGCCACACTGAACATTGGCCTGCGCTGCCGCGCGTTTTTGCAGACCGAACGCGCGTGTCAGCACAGTCGGAAAGCGTTCTTCACCGATCTCAAATAAACCGAGGGCACGCTGCGTCTGTGCGCCCCAGTATCGATCCGACGGAATCTCGACGGGACCGAATGCGTCATGTTCGATTCGCGATGGCATGATCATAGCAAGTGGCACATTCTCGAAAATTTGGGTTGAGCGTGGCGCGACATCTCTGCGCATTGTGGAGATGTCACATTCGGATCAAGGCGCGTTCCGGGCGCTTTTGAGCGGGATACCGTGAGGATGTGGATTGGTGTCGCTCATGTCTTCGGGAAGCAGATTGCCGTCCGCGAGGCTTTCATCGGCCTGCGCGGCTTCAGGATAGCGCTCGGGATACAGATGTCGCTCCGCAATGGTTGCATCGAAGGTCCGCGACCATTTGGCGATCACGACCGTGGCGAGGCTATTGCCGATGGTGTTGCAGGTGGCGATGGCCATCGACATGAAGCGGTACACGCCAAAGATCAGCGCAAGCCCTTCGATGGGAAGAATGCCCGTCGACGTGACCGTAGCCGCAAATACGACGAACGATCCGCCCGACACTGTGGCCGCGCCTTTCGACGTCAACAGCATCAGCAGCAGAATGCCGATCTGATGATCCAGCGTGATAGGCACGCCATACGCACGCGCGATGAACATCACGCCCATCGACATGAAGATCGATGTACCGTCGAGATTGAACGCATAGCCGGTCGGCAACACGAGACCGACGGTCTGCTTCGCGCAACCGAGACGTTCGAGCTTGATCAGAAGACGCGGCAGGGCGCTCTCGGACGAAGCCGTGCCGAGCACGATGAAGATCTCGTCCTTGATATAGCGCAGAAAGCGCCACAGGCTGAAGCCCGCGAGCTTCGCGATCATGCCCATCACCACGACGATGAATAGCACGACCACCGCATAGAAGCTCAGCACGAGCTGCGCGAGCGCGATCAGCACAGCCGTGCCGTTGCTTCCCACCGAGAATGCGATCGCACCAAGCGTGCCGAGCGGCGCGAACTTCATCACGAGATTGATGAACGAGAAGAGCACTTCGGAAACGAGATCCAACCCTTCGTTGATGCGCACGCGGCGGCGCTCGGGAATCGCGAGAATGCCGATGCCGACCATCACCGCGAGCACGACCACTTGCAGCAACTCGCCCTTCGCAAACGCGCCGACGAAGTTGTCCGGCACGATATGCATGACGAACTCGGTGAAGCCTTGTGGCGTGGCCTTGGACGCCATCGCGGGTACAGCGCCGACCGTTACGCCGGTCATGCCTTTACCGATTTGCAGCAGGTTGCCCGCAAGAAGGCCGAAGGCGAGCGCGAGTGTCGAGACGACTTCGAAATAGACGATCGAGCGCCAGCCGACGCGCCCCGCGCTCTTCACGTCGCCCGCCGAAGCGATGCCATGCACGATCGTCAGGAACACGAGCGGCGCGACGCCTGCCTTGATTAGCGCGAGAAAGATATCGCCCAGCACCTTGAGTTGCGCGGCGAACTTCGGGAACAACAAGCCGACCACAATGCCGATCGCGAGCGCCAGAAGCACCTGCATGCCGAGCTTGCGATACCACGGCAGTTTTTTCTTCGCTGCGACTAAGGCGCCGTCGTGTGATGCGTGTTCGTTTTGCATCGCGTGCTCCTCCATGTTCTGTACGTTCAGATTTCGCTCGACAGCGCGATGGCGCGGTCCACCATCTGCGGCGCGAGGCCGAGATAGTTGGCGGGATCGGTCATGCGGTCGATCGCGGCACGATCGAAGTGCTTCGTGACTTCCGGCAGTGCGGCGAGCGCTTGCGCGAGCGTGCCGCCTTGCTCGTTCACCGTGCGGCAGGCGTCGTACACGATGTCGTGCGCCTGCTGACGTCCGGTGTAGGGCGCCATGCCCATCATCACGGCTTCCGCGACGATCAAACCCTTGCTGATGCCGAGGTTGTGCTTCATGCGCGCTTCATCGACGACGAGACCGCCGAGCGCGAACTTCGCCTGATGCAACGCGCCCGCCGTGAGGATGAAGCTCTCGGGAATCGCGATCCATTCCGCATGCCACGGACCGGTGGCGCGCTCGAAGTCCTGAATCATGGCGTCGACCATCAGGCCGGCGTGCTGTCGCACGGCTTTCGCTGCGGCGAGCATGAGTTCGCTTGAGATCGGATTGCGCTTCTGCGGCATCGTGCTGCTCGCGCCGCGTCCCTTGACGAAGGGCTCGTATACTTCCGCGAATTCGGTCGACGCCATGATCATGATGTCGAGCGCGATCTTGCCGAGCGAGCCCGTAACGAGCGCGAGCAGATTCACGGCTTCGGCGAAGCCGTCGCGCGCGACGTGCCACGTCGTCGCGGGCACGCCGAGCTTCAGTTCCTCGGCGAGCGCTTTTTGCACCTCGAAGCCCTTGTCGCCAAGCGATGCGAGCGTGCCCGCCGCGCCCGCGAATTCGACGACGGCCACGCGTTCGCGTATCTGCGCGAGGCGTTCCTGATGACGATCGAACATCGCGAGCCAGATCGCGACCTTGTAGCCGAACGTCACCGGCAATGCTTGCTGCAAGTGTGTGCGGCCGGCCATCGGCGTGTCGCGATGCTTCTTCGCCAGCTTCGCGAGAATCGTGCGCAGTTCGCGGATATCGCCATCGATCGATTCGAGCGCGTCGCGTACTTGCAGCGCGACCGCCGTGTCCATGATGTCCTGTGTCGTCGCGCCCCAATGCACGTAACGGCCCGCGTCCCCGCACATCTCGACCAGTTGATGCACCAGCGGCAGGATCGGATAACCGACGATATCGGTCTCTTCGCGCATGTGATCGAAATCGATGCGCTCGATCGTCGACTCACGCGCGATCACGTCGGCCGCATCGGATGGGATCACGCCCACGCGCGCTTCTGCCTTCGCCAACGCAATCTCGACGTCGATATAGCGTTGAATAAGCGCGTGATCGGAAAACAGCGCGCGCATCCTGGCGGTTCCGAAGGCGTCGCGAAACAGGATGGAATCGACCACGGTGCTGGCCATCGGAACGGTGACATGTGTCATTGCGACCTCGAAAATATCGATCTGTAGGGGCGGACCAGGCAAAGAATGATTTCAATAAGTCCGGACATATGTAGATTATTATGTTCGAACATGTTGAGGCAAGCTATGATTTACCCGTAGCCACAGAACAAGACACTTACAGAGGAAGGACCATGAATCGACCCCACTTCGCGGAGATCGCCCGCGAACTCACTGAAGCGATTGCTTCCGGGCGTTATCCCGTCGGCACTGTCCTTCCGACCGAGCTGGAACTGCGGGATCACTACCGCACCAGTCGCCATACGGTGCGCGCGGCGCTGCACGAACTTCAGCAATTGGGTCTGGTTTCACGTCGCAAGAACGCGGGAACGCGTGTCGAGTCGGCGCGGCCGCGGAATGAATTCCGGCCGACGCTTGCCTCCGTGGACGATCTGGCCCAGTTCGGGGCCGAGCACTTGCGGCTCATGCAATCGACAGACGTGATCGCTGCGGACCGCGATCTCGCCGGGACGCTGCAATGCGCGGAAGGGACGCGGTTTCTGCGCATTTCGAGCCTGCGCATCGATGGCGGGAACGCTCGCACGCCGGTGGGATGGACAGACGTGTACATCGCGCCCGATTATGCGAACGTGGCGGATACCGCACGCGAGCAGCCCGACCGCCTGATCAGCGACTTGATCGAGGAGCGCTACGGGCACAGCATCGCGGAGATCCAGCAGGGGATTCAGGCGGTGCTGATTTCGGAGGAGATGGCAAAGCGGCTACGCGTGGAGCAGGGGACGGCGGCGCTCGAGATCGTTCGGCGCTATCTCGACGTGGAGGGAAAGAGTTTCGAGGTATCGGTCAGCGTTCACCCCGCGGCGCGATTTTCAGTCGCGATGCGGCTCAAACGCTCGAATGGCTGACGCATTTAATAGTCGGTCACATCCCGGGATTCGTACGATCGACAATTGTCGAGGCAACTGCTGTCGCCCCGGTGTCCCATACAGCGTCGTTCGACGGCGTTTCCACATCCGATACCGGCCGTTCAATATCTAAGGTGTGACCGGCGGATACGGGTCGCACCGGGACTTTGGAGGGGCTAAACACCGGGCATTCCACAGGCGCGAGTCGCCGCAGATGATGCGCGAATCTCATCTTAACGCCGACATTCCTAGGCTAAAGTCCTCGTACATTAAGCGTGCTCGCTCTGTCGTTCTCTACCGCGACGAACATCCCTTGCTATCGCAGAGCCGAATTTCGAGCCCTTAAATTGCCCCGGATCGACCCAGCAACTGGCCGTCATACCGGCGCAAACGCCGAACGCCATCCGAACTGCGGTGCGCAAAATCATTGCGTTTCTCGTGCTTCAGATGCGAGATGGGATTACCATCGCCGCGCCCTGCCGATACGCGCGCGTTGACATCGGAACCGATCGGTCCATATAATCGACCCCACTTTCAAGCACTGCATCGTTTGCGAACCTGATCGATGGCAAATCCGGCTGGCGTGGGGCGCCCCCGCGAATTCGAACTTGGCGATGCCGCGCGCGACGCCATGGACGTTTTTTGGGACCGCGGATATGAAGGCGCGTCCCTGCCCGACCTGATGGCCAGCACCGGTTTGTCGCGCGGCAGTCTCTACAAGGCCTTCGGCGACAAGAAGGCGCTGTTGCTGGCGGCGCTCGACCTGTACATGGCCGACGGGCTCAAGGCGACCGCGGACATCCTGTCGCAACCCGGCCCCGTGAAGGATGCGATTCGCGACTCGCTGCTGCGCTATGCGCACCTGTCTGTCGGCGAGGCTGGCCGGCGGGGGTGCCTCGCGATCGCGATGACCACCGAACTGGCCGCGCGCGACGCGGATGTTGCCGAGCGCACGGGGCGCATGTTCCGGCGCCTGCAGCAGCTTTATGCGGGCGCAATCGTCCGCGGTCAGGCGAGCGGCGAAATCGCCGAGCAGGACGAACAGGTACTGGCGCGTTTGCTCGTCTGCCAGATCGAGGGCATGCGCGTGCTGGGGAAAACCGGCGTGCCCGAGCGCGACATGCTCGCGCTGGTCGACCGCACGATGCGTCTCCTCGAC
Proteins encoded in this region:
- a CDS encoding cation:dicarboxylate symporter family transporter translates to MQNEHASHDGALVAAKKKLPWYRKLGMQVLLALAIGIVVGLLFPKFAAQLKVLGDIFLALIKAGVAPLVFLTIVHGIASAGDVKSAGRVGWRSIVYFEVVSTLALAFGLLAGNLLQIGKGMTGVTVGAVPAMASKATPQGFTEFVMHIVPDNFVGAFAKGELLQVVVLAVMVGIGILAIPERRRVRINEGLDLVSEVLFSFINLVMKFAPLGTLGAIAFSVGSNGTAVLIALAQLVLSFYAVVVLFIVVVMGMIAKLAGFSLWRFLRYIKDEIFIVLGTASSESALPRLLIKLERLGCAKQTVGLVLPTGYAFNLDGTSIFMSMGVMFIARAYGVPITLDHQIGILLLMLLTSKGAATVSGGSFVVFAATVTSTGILPIEGLALIFGVYRFMSMAIATCNTIGNSLATVVIAKWSRTFDATIAERHLYPERYPEAAQADESLADGNLLPEDMSDTNPHPHGIPLKSARNAP
- a CDS encoding class-II fumarase/aspartase family protein → MTHVTVPMASTVVDSILFRDAFGTARMRALFSDHALIQRYIDVEIALAKAEARVGVIPSDAADVIARESTIERIDFDHMREETDIVGYPILPLVHQLVEMCGDAGRYVHWGATTQDIMDTAVALQVRDALESIDGDIRELRTILAKLAKKHRDTPMAGRTHLQQALPVTFGYKVAIWLAMFDRHQERLAQIRERVAVVEFAGAAGTLASLGDKGFEVQKALAEELKLGVPATTWHVARDGFAEAVNLLALVTGSLGKIALDIMIMASTEFAEVYEPFVKGRGASSTMPQKRNPISSELMLAAAKAVRQHAGLMVDAMIQDFERATGPWHAEWIAIPESFILTAGALHQAKFALGGLVVDEARMKHNLGISKGLIVAEAVMMGMAPYTGRQQAHDIVYDACRTVNEQGGTLAQALAALPEVTKHFDRAAIDRMTDPANYLGLAPQMVDRAIALSSEI
- a CDS encoding GntR family transcriptional regulator; the encoded protein is MNRPHFAEIARELTEAIASGRYPVGTVLPTELELRDHYRTSRHTVRAALHELQQLGLVSRRKNAGTRVESARPRNEFRPTLASVDDLAQFGAEHLRLMQSTDVIAADRDLAGTLQCAEGTRFLRISSLRIDGGNARTPVGWTDVYIAPDYANVADTAREQPDRLISDLIEERYGHSIAEIQQGIQAVLISEEMAKRLRVEQGTAALEIVRRYLDVEGKSFEVSVSVHPAARFSVAMRLKRSNG
- a CDS encoding TetR/AcrR family transcriptional regulator, producing the protein MANPAGVGRPREFELGDAARDAMDVFWDRGYEGASLPDLMASTGLSRGSLYKAFGDKKALLLAALDLYMADGLKATADILSQPGPVKDAIRDSLLRYAHLSVGEAGRRGCLAIAMTTELAARDADVAERTGRMFRRLQQLYAGAIVRGQASGEIAEQDEQVLARLLVCQIEGMRVLGKTGVPERDMLALVDRTMRLLD